In one window of Microbacterium dextranolyticum DNA:
- a CDS encoding DUF3467 domain-containing protein, with protein sequence MADEAPRQFEIDLPPDVVAGSYADFANVWHTPDVFVMDFVSLARPPQAGTDAEGTPITVVPGQVVQRVRIPPQQVFELAKALTQQLEFWEQETGRTAS encoded by the coding sequence ATGGCCGACGAAGCCCCCCGCCAGTTCGAGATCGACCTGCCGCCCGACGTGGTGGCGGGAAGCTACGCCGACTTCGCGAACGTATGGCACACGCCCGACGTGTTCGTGATGGATTTCGTCTCGCTCGCCCGACCGCCGCAGGCGGGGACGGATGCCGAGGGAACCCCGATCACGGTGGTTCCCGGTCAGGTCGTGCAGCGGGTGCGGATCCCCCCGCAGCAGGTGTTCGAACTCGCCAAGGCACTCACCCAGCAGTTGGAGTTCTGGGAGCA